A window of Halodesulfovibrio aestuarii DSM 17919 = ATCC 29578 contains these coding sequences:
- a CDS encoding 2-hydroxycarboxylate transporter family protein: MSTATTLQDTASVSILDYKIMGLPLGLFTILTVVVMSATYLGALPGGMVGAFPIMMILGAILNEIGEHAPIIKDYLGGGPILIIFGSAALVGYGILPEKTSAIITSFMKKESFLSFYIAALICGSILGMDRKLLIKAAVRYLPVILGGVATALLLCGVAGMMMGFGFKEAVLYIALPIMGGGMGAGAVPLSQIFGSTLNMDVGTMLSKMVPALALGNAIAIVCAGLLHRLGSVVPGISGYGKLLKNQEAEAEDSTENVDSIDYMAMGIGLLLATTFFVWGKLLGKYIPIHSYALMILSVGAVKALGLLPRKYEVCAFQWFRFVMVSLTPALLLGIGVAYTNIQQVIDALTIQYVILVAMTVIGSIIGSGFVGMLLGFYPVEAAITGGLCMANMGGTGDVAVLSASKRMQLMPFAQISSRIGGAFMLILATALLKIFM; encoded by the coding sequence ATGAGTACTGCCACGACTCTGCAAGATACAGCGTCAGTCTCCATTCTTGATTACAAAATTATGGGGCTCCCTCTAGGACTGTTTACCATTCTAACTGTTGTCGTCATGAGCGCGACATACCTCGGGGCACTTCCGGGTGGTATGGTTGGTGCGTTTCCTATCATGATGATTCTCGGTGCTATTCTCAATGAGATAGGCGAACACGCGCCAATCATTAAAGACTACCTCGGCGGCGGCCCTATCCTGATCATTTTCGGTTCCGCGGCTCTTGTCGGATACGGAATCCTTCCGGAAAAAACTTCGGCTATCATCACAAGTTTCATGAAAAAAGAAAGCTTCTTAAGCTTTTACATTGCCGCGCTAATCTGTGGATCAATCCTTGGTATGGATAGAAAGCTGCTTATCAAAGCAGCCGTTCGTTACCTGCCAGTCATTCTTGGTGGCGTCGCAACAGCTCTACTCCTTTGCGGTGTTGCAGGTATGATGATGGGATTTGGATTTAAAGAAGCCGTGCTGTACATCGCACTCCCTATTATGGGTGGCGGTATGGGCGCAGGAGCTGTCCCGCTTTCGCAAATTTTCGGTTCAACATTGAATATGGATGTTGGAACCATGCTCTCCAAAATGGTTCCTGCCCTCGCACTAGGTAACGCCATTGCTATCGTCTGTGCAGGCTTACTGCACCGTCTCGGTTCTGTGGTTCCCGGTATTTCCGGCTACGGCAAGCTGCTCAAAAATCAAGAAGCTGAAGCTGAAGATTCCACTGAAAACGTTGATTCCATAGACTACATGGCAATGGGAATCGGCCTTCTTCTGGCAACCACCTTCTTTGTATGGGGTAAACTGCTTGGCAAATACATTCCGATCCACTCCTACGCGCTGATGATTCTCTCCGTAGGTGCCGTAAAAGCACTTGGCCTGCTCCCACGTAAATACGAAGTCTGTGCATTCCAGTGGTTCCGCTTTGTTATGGTAAGCCTTACTCCGGCACTGCTGCTGGGAATCGGTGTCGCTTACACCAACATTCAACAGGTTATCGACGCTCTCACCATCCAGTATGTAATCCTCGTTGCCATGACTGTAATCGGCTCTATCATCGGTTCGGGCTTCGTTGGAATGCTTCTCGGATTCTATCCAGTTGAAGCAGCAATCACAGGCGGTCTTTGCATGGCAAACATGGGTGGCACAGGTGACGTAGCAGTTCTTTCCGCATCCAAACGTATGCAGCTTATGCCATTCGCACAGATCTCATCCCGCATTGGCGGAGCTTTCATGCTGATTCTGGCAACTGCATTGCTAAAAATATTTATGTAA
- a CDS encoding malic enzyme-like NAD(P)-binding protein, with translation MALFTKEEALAYHEAPRRGKTEVIPAKPCNSQKDLSMAYSPGVAEACLAIKDNPETAALYTGRSNLVGVVTDGSAVLGLGNIGPLAGKPVMEGKGVLFKTFADIDVFDINLSVNSAEQIIEITKALEPTFGGINLEDIKAPECFHIEETLKKEMNIPVFHDDQHGTAVISGAGIINACEITGRNIEDLKVVVVGAGAAGIACSKFYVELGVKKENIFMFDSRGLIHQGREGLNKYKAEFAQDKNYGDLAECLKGAHCFLGLSVKDLLTKEMVKSMADSPIIFAMANPDPEIPYDDAKEAVPTCIMGTGRSDYPNQINNVSGFPYIFRGALDVGATEINEAMKVAAAKALAALAKEPVPAEICEMYDVESLEYGIDYIIPKPLDPRILEWEVPAVAQAAMDTGVATTPIKDMEAYRESLRNRISASRERVSTFISSYDQVK, from the coding sequence ATGGCTTTGTTTACTAAAGAAGAAGCACTTGCATACCACGAAGCACCCCGCAGAGGTAAAACCGAAGTTATTCCGGCAAAACCGTGTAACTCTCAAAAAGACCTTTCCATGGCGTATTCTCCGGGTGTTGCAGAGGCATGTCTCGCCATTAAAGACAATCCGGAAACAGCTGCACTGTACACCGGACGTTCCAACCTTGTCGGGGTAGTTACTGACGGTTCGGCTGTTCTTGGGCTCGGCAACATCGGCCCTCTGGCTGGCAAGCCTGTAATGGAAGGCAAAGGTGTTCTCTTTAAAACATTTGCTGATATCGACGTGTTTGATATCAACCTCTCTGTCAACAGCGCAGAGCAGATCATTGAGATTACAAAAGCATTGGAACCGACCTTCGGTGGTATCAACCTTGAAGACATCAAAGCTCCTGAGTGTTTCCATATTGAAGAAACCCTGAAAAAAGAAATGAACATCCCTGTATTTCATGATGACCAGCATGGAACAGCGGTGATCTCCGGTGCAGGCATCATCAATGCCTGTGAAATTACAGGCCGCAACATTGAAGACCTTAAAGTTGTCGTTGTAGGTGCTGGTGCAGCAGGAATCGCATGTTCAAAATTTTATGTTGAGCTTGGCGTAAAAAAAGAAAACATTTTCATGTTCGACTCCCGTGGACTCATCCATCAGGGTCGTGAGGGTTTGAACAAATACAAAGCGGAATTCGCTCAGGACAAAAACTACGGCGATCTTGCGGAATGCCTCAAGGGTGCGCACTGCTTCCTCGGTCTCTCAGTAAAAGATCTACTCACTAAGGAAATGGTAAAATCCATGGCCGATAGTCCCATCATCTTCGCCATGGCCAATCCAGATCCGGAAATCCCATACGATGACGCGAAAGAGGCTGTTCCAACCTGCATTATGGGTACAGGACGCTCCGACTACCCTAATCAGATAAACAACGTATCCGGCTTCCCGTACATCTTCCGTGGCGCACTTGATGTTGGCGCGACAGAGATTAATGAAGCGATGAAAGTCGCCGCAGCGAAAGCTCTTGCCGCACTGGCTAAAGAACCAGTACCAGCAGAAATTTGCGAAATGTACGACGTAGAAAGCTTAGAATACGGCATTGATTACATCATCCCGAAACCTCTCGACCCACGTATCCTTGAATGGGAAGTTCCGGCTGTAGCTCAGGCCGCCATGGACACTGGTGTAGCAACCACCCCCATCAAGGATATGGAGGCGTACCGCGAGTCTCTGCGTAACAGAATCAGCGCGTCACGCGAACGTGTTTCCACATTTATCTCCAGCTACGACCAAGTGAAATAG
- a CDS encoding sigma-54-dependent transcriptional regulator, with amino-acid sequence MALILIIDDDPSISYTLSRAAQRQGHTVAFARTLQEGTQKAAEQEFAVVFLDVCLPDGDGLTLLPKLKAQEPSPEVIIITGAGEPEDAATAIANGAWEYIQKSDSIHQIAVTLERALRYREKRLSTTQESAPPLQRENIVGNSPALRRALGMVEQYATSDVNVLITGETGVGKEMFARVIHENSNRRHRPFIVVDCAALPDSLAEGILYGYTKGAYTGAAQESTGLIMQADGGTLFLDEVGELSLEVQKKFLRILQEHTVRPIGSARELHSNFRLLAATNRNLEAMVEEGTFRTDLLFRIKALHLPLPSLMERKEDIRLLVEKFIDIFCRQYSIPPKKVDPELLEVLESYSWPGNVRELRHAIDHAVTAARHEPLLFSQHIPQVIRISVAKQRVSQTPARLAPLPEKKEDLPPLNEFRAEAYRRLEEQYLRDVMFLTDGVIKDACAISGLSRSRLYALLKEHDVLHSKTSEKE; translated from the coding sequence ATGGCTTTAATTCTAATTATCGATGATGATCCATCTATCAGCTACACCCTTTCAAGAGCTGCACAGCGCCAAGGTCATACAGTCGCATTTGCGCGCACACTTCAAGAAGGGACACAGAAGGCCGCAGAGCAGGAATTTGCTGTAGTCTTCCTTGATGTCTGCCTTCCGGACGGTGATGGCCTTACCTTGCTGCCTAAACTCAAGGCGCAAGAACCTTCACCGGAAGTAATCATTATTACAGGAGCAGGCGAACCAGAGGATGCTGCAACCGCCATCGCTAACGGCGCATGGGAATACATTCAAAAAAGCGATTCTATTCACCAGATAGCCGTCACCCTTGAACGCGCGCTACGCTATAGGGAAAAAAGACTTTCCACGACACAGGAATCTGCGCCACCGCTGCAACGAGAAAACATTGTTGGAAACAGCCCTGCATTACGCCGTGCTCTTGGCATGGTAGAACAATACGCCACAAGCGACGTCAATGTGCTCATCACCGGAGAAACCGGTGTCGGCAAAGAGATGTTCGCTCGTGTTATTCATGAAAACAGCAACCGACGCCATCGTCCCTTTATCGTTGTAGACTGCGCTGCTCTCCCAGATTCTCTGGCAGAAGGAATTTTGTACGGATACACTAAGGGGGCTTACACCGGAGCGGCTCAAGAGAGCACAGGTCTGATCATGCAGGCCGACGGCGGGACCCTCTTTCTGGATGAAGTTGGCGAGCTCTCGCTGGAAGTACAAAAGAAATTTTTACGAATTCTTCAGGAACACACCGTCAGACCAATAGGCAGTGCGCGGGAGCTGCACAGCAACTTCAGGCTGCTTGCCGCCACGAACCGTAATCTTGAAGCAATGGTGGAAGAGGGAACGTTTAGAACCGATCTACTTTTCCGCATAAAAGCATTACACTTGCCTCTTCCCTCCCTTATGGAGCGCAAAGAGGACATCCGTCTGCTAGTGGAAAAATTTATTGATATATTCTGCCGCCAATACAGTATCCCACCTAAAAAAGTTGACCCAGAGCTACTTGAAGTTCTGGAATCCTACAGCTGGCCGGGAAACGTCAGAGAATTACGGCACGCCATTGATCATGCAGTCACGGCCGCACGCCATGAACCGCTTCTATTTTCGCAACACATCCCGCAAGTCATACGTATTTCTGTCGCTAAGCAACGGGTTAGCCAAACTCCGGCACGTCTCGCACCGTTACCGGAAAAAAAAGAAGACCTCCCTCCGTTAAACGAGTTCCGCGCGGAAGCATACCGTAGACTTGAAGAACAGTACTTGCGAGACGTCATGTTCCTTACCGATGGTGTCATCAAAGATGCCTGCGCTATTTCCGGTTTATCGCGGTCAAGACTCTATGCCCTGCTCAAAGAACACGATGTCTTACATAGCAAGACGTCAGAGAAAGAATAA
- a CDS encoding ABC transporter substrate binding protein: MRNLLLFIIIFVSYASTLTPTVATAASTHTPTVLVLNSYHMGYLWGESVLQGIRDGLEQASTPIKVHYEFMDTKRYSPTEIFPILHTLYSTKYKNTKFDVIIASDNNALDFLVRYRNQLFPGVPVTFCGVTRFSQKLLQGQSGFTGIAEEVDIKETIELALTLFPKTKNIALVSGGVTTSSKNNLEQAKELAPLFADKVSFIELTKLNPEELQEKLAALPANTAILYLSYYRTPDGTVLSVPESTSLVATASGLPVFSPWRYTLGNGVLGGKMLSGFQQGEHAAQLTLDILKGIPVADLPVIRSPQNEFVFDYRQLKKFHIQQAMLPKTAEILFEPQTLFYKYKTLILVAIACFVWLSITILILLRMLRENNKTTNLLKREEERLESLLELNGQEKSSSDELILFSVDKVRKLLNANTAVYLTITSGKEVDRYCISREEDASWHTLQKRLRIKDLVSPWEELLQQKKTARLRAENAQTPVVWPLGMNKFKNSIALPIWEREQLRALIVLGDDTVTFSKSDERQLTLMMQGVSNLIQKRRASEREAQLAAELRHSQKMEALGTVAGGIAHDFNNIIGAISSCCELALDDVPKDNPAHEDLKQALKAAYRGKQIIGQIRRFSNRSEAATELVSLPALAEECIQLLQTLLPSTIEIKFSSKTKHGGMLLADTGELHQVIMNLCLNADHAMFGEQGTLTISIEEVKITIDSYDLPHELTPGRYLCMSVSDTGIGIDEALLPRIFDPFFTTKKEKGGTGLGLSTVHGISKKYGGTVTVESKKNEGTTFRVYLPEVVADSCVWSPEPEQSSTQGTEHILVVDDDKEMLYSVHKFLMRQGYTVTMLQSSAEALKQIKENPTEYDLLLADQIMPELTGLELATAISAIAPALRVIIYSGFEGSNVELFMRQSAEIGIAAFLAKPFRNSDLGNLVRKVLDSQQDNVAWL, translated from the coding sequence ATGCGGAACTTACTGCTATTTATTATTATATTCGTATCATACGCCAGCACACTCACTCCTACGGTTGCCACCGCAGCCAGCACTCATACTCCGACAGTTCTTGTTCTTAATTCTTACCATATGGGGTACCTATGGGGAGAATCTGTCCTGCAAGGCATACGGGACGGATTAGAGCAAGCCAGCACGCCTATAAAAGTCCACTACGAGTTCATGGACACTAAGCGGTACAGCCCTACAGAGATTTTCCCCATCCTCCACACGCTGTATTCAACAAAATATAAAAATACTAAATTTGATGTCATCATTGCTTCAGACAACAATGCACTGGACTTTCTTGTGCGGTACCGTAACCAGCTCTTCCCTGGTGTGCCTGTCACCTTCTGCGGTGTTACCCGCTTTTCTCAAAAGCTATTACAAGGCCAATCTGGATTTACCGGAATTGCAGAGGAAGTAGATATCAAAGAAACAATAGAGCTCGCTCTTACTCTATTCCCGAAAACAAAAAATATTGCACTCGTGAGCGGCGGTGTTACGACATCCAGTAAGAACAACCTTGAACAAGCAAAAGAACTTGCCCCTTTGTTTGCCGACAAAGTCTCCTTCATAGAACTTACCAAACTCAATCCAGAGGAGCTTCAGGAGAAACTTGCTGCACTACCGGCGAACACGGCAATTCTCTATCTTTCCTATTACCGCACGCCGGACGGAACTGTGCTGAGTGTTCCGGAAAGCACTTCACTAGTGGCAACTGCAAGTGGCCTTCCCGTGTTCTCGCCATGGCGATACACCCTTGGCAATGGGGTTCTGGGTGGCAAAATGCTCAGTGGTTTCCAGCAAGGGGAACATGCCGCCCAACTCACTCTGGATATCCTCAAAGGAATTCCGGTTGCCGACCTTCCGGTTATCCGCAGCCCGCAAAATGAATTTGTTTTCGATTATCGCCAGCTGAAAAAGTTTCACATCCAACAGGCGATGTTACCTAAAACCGCAGAAATTCTTTTTGAACCACAAACACTTTTTTATAAATACAAAACACTTATCCTCGTAGCCATAGCTTGTTTTGTATGGCTCTCCATCACTATCCTCATTCTGTTGCGCATGCTGCGAGAGAACAACAAAACAACCAACCTCCTGAAACGAGAAGAAGAACGCCTTGAGTCACTGCTGGAATTAAACGGTCAGGAGAAAAGCTCTTCCGACGAGTTAATCCTCTTCAGTGTTGATAAAGTGCGCAAGCTTCTCAACGCTAACACAGCTGTTTATCTCACAATAACATCAGGTAAAGAAGTTGACCGCTATTGTATCAGCAGAGAAGAAGATGCATCATGGCACACGCTACAAAAACGACTGCGTATTAAGGATCTTGTTTCGCCTTGGGAAGAGCTGCTCCAACAGAAAAAAACAGCTCGACTTAGGGCTGAAAACGCCCAAACGCCTGTTGTATGGCCACTGGGTATGAACAAATTCAAAAACAGCATCGCTCTTCCTATCTGGGAACGTGAACAATTACGGGCACTCATCGTACTGGGAGATGACACAGTCACGTTCTCAAAATCAGATGAACGTCAGCTTACGTTGATGATGCAGGGAGTTTCAAACCTTATCCAGAAGCGCCGCGCAAGTGAAAGAGAAGCACAACTCGCTGCCGAACTCCGCCATTCCCAGAAAATGGAAGCACTTGGCACTGTTGCAGGGGGTATAGCCCATGACTTCAACAATATTATCGGCGCAATAAGCTCCTGTTGCGAGCTGGCTCTGGATGATGTTCCCAAAGACAATCCGGCGCATGAAGATCTTAAGCAAGCTCTCAAGGCAGCCTACAGAGGTAAGCAGATTATCGGACAAATTCGCAGGTTCAGTAACCGCTCAGAGGCTGCCACAGAACTTGTTTCCCTACCTGCCCTTGCTGAAGAATGTATCCAACTCTTACAAACGCTTCTTCCGTCGACCATTGAAATTAAATTTTCATCTAAAACAAAACACGGAGGAATGCTCCTTGCTGATACAGGTGAATTGCATCAGGTAATTATGAACCTCTGCCTGAATGCTGACCATGCAATGTTTGGTGAACAGGGCACTCTTACTATCAGCATTGAAGAAGTTAAAATAACTATAGACAGTTATGACCTTCCTCATGAACTTACGCCCGGACGATATCTTTGCATGTCCGTCTCCGATACTGGCATCGGAATAGACGAAGCACTTCTTCCACGTATTTTCGACCCGTTTTTTACCACCAAAAAAGAAAAAGGTGGTACAGGACTCGGGTTATCAACAGTGCACGGCATCAGTAAGAAATACGGCGGAACCGTAACTGTAGAAAGTAAAAAAAATGAAGGAACCACGTTCCGTGTATATCTACCTGAAGTTGTAGCAGATTCATGCGTCTGGTCTCCGGAGCCGGAGCAATCGTCTACCCAGGGGACGGAGCATATTCTCGTTGTAGATGACGACAAAGAAATGCTTTACTCTGTACATAAGTTCCTAATGCGCCAAGGGTACACGGTAACCATGCTGCAAAGCAGCGCGGAAGCTCTTAAACAGATTAAGGAAAACCCGACTGAATATGATCTACTTCTGGCAGATCAGATAATGCCGGAACTTACAGGGCTTGAACTCGCAACGGCCATATCTGCCATAGCGCCTGCCTTACGGGTTATCATCTACAGTGGATTTGAGGGAAGCAATGTCGAATTGTTCATGCGTCAATCCGCTGAAATTGGTATCGCTGCATTCCTCGCCAAACCGTTTAGAAATTCAGACCTCGGGAATCTTGTCCGCAAGGTATTAGACTCTCAACAGGATAATGTTGCATGGCTTTAA
- a CDS encoding S8 family serine peptidase, whose protein sequence is MRATYRFPICYILTILLTALICCPTAGLGQSDSSATPKLYLQNRQIDPLNESLQSKILPSQESPSPQLDSSAKRSIIKELTRLFSISTPTVLEDEYKYYIVQFTGPIQPTWKTSLTELGAKFYDYIPQYAFIIKLDTSKVTSVERLGFVRWIGEYVADLKLSQGIYDITPDDLQKQNQMLNVRVVAFPGENVDAISNKITEAGGIVLSSSSSEWNILFDVKIPIQNIKKLKDIMGVKWIEQAPKHRTNNNIALKIIQARSAQERTWPVSNSQLFGEGQIIAVCDSGIDTGYPDTLLKDFSDGLSGSRVTNTVFSGASITDKCGHGTHVAGIIAGNGMLSGASPATNNFPSTCYAGAAPKAQLYFQSVGAGDGSSSLPGIPSSLADLFQPAYDAGARIHTNSWGTSGAGDYSSESVTVDEFMWDHKDFLLLFAAGNAGYDKDLNGVTDPSCIDSPATAKNCLSVGASESYRTKSGEGFATSSWSTFRTYAEPIASDITSDKPYGLAAFSSRGPTMDGRYKPEIIAPGTNILSTRSSQQVGNGWGAFNDNYYWSGGTSMATPLVAGTAALMREYLMKEEGMSTPSAALIKTSLIHGADALIPGQYGTGAGQESFSVPDNVQGWGRINFEASINSDNRYTTKFIDIKGSDAPTDTSYSKSFSFEVENDEKPFRATLGWTDYPGSTVTSGGLVNDLDLRVQQPDGTWVYPDNAIKVNWLNKEVYVDSVVGFYTGKAVGLKVTPPQYPCILQSVDVAFKNANSLISDVSIVVYTYNGSVGDEIYRKKFAYIPSGEYGFPIGLTIEAGELVVAVEKESDQLGVYCATGNSTGRGLENSGGTWQPASITPAIIANYSTSVLSTNFDRLNNTVSVTIKKPQPGTYTAEVTAHNIPKGPQPYALVLSGMTKDVPVYENIELNPNQPNAPISTLLTENNEVQPAVTVNSAYGTKFDAVYSQQHSFSILTPAGSVISMRYPVSGLPNVAASQLTLTKLLANGTHRPFSYAAFEDYRDGKWWFTDISGKYISPVEKLTSTSTYYVVSAIQDGGSYDEDVTPGRIDDPQILGMTPSTSSTEGGGGGGCTIGEKNDYTLALLVLFAILSLILRRYFVAGQRRP, encoded by the coding sequence ATGCGCGCTACCTACCGCTTTCCAATATGTTACATACTTACAATTCTGCTTACGGCACTCATCTGTTGTCCTACCGCAGGCTTGGGCCAATCAGACTCATCTGCGACTCCTAAGCTTTATCTCCAAAACCGGCAGATTGATCCACTGAATGAGTCATTGCAGTCAAAGATTCTGCCTTCACAGGAGAGCCCTTCCCCGCAGCTTGATTCAAGCGCTAAACGCAGCATCATAAAAGAATTAACACGGCTGTTTTCAATCTCAACGCCGACAGTACTGGAAGATGAGTATAAATATTACATCGTCCAGTTTACAGGCCCAATTCAACCAACATGGAAAACATCCCTTACAGAGCTTGGGGCAAAATTTTACGATTATATTCCGCAATATGCATTCATAATCAAACTGGACACCTCAAAAGTTACCAGTGTTGAAAGACTTGGCTTTGTTCGATGGATTGGCGAATACGTCGCAGACCTTAAACTCTCCCAAGGCATATACGACATCACACCAGACGACTTACAAAAACAGAATCAAATGCTGAATGTACGGGTGGTTGCCTTTCCGGGTGAAAATGTTGATGCAATCAGCAATAAAATCACCGAAGCCGGAGGAATCGTCCTTTCAAGCTCATCATCAGAATGGAACATTCTTTTTGATGTAAAAATCCCCATCCAAAATATAAAAAAACTTAAAGATATTATGGGAGTAAAATGGATAGAACAAGCTCCCAAACACCGCACCAACAACAATATAGCACTCAAAATAATTCAAGCCCGCTCTGCACAGGAACGAACATGGCCTGTTTCAAACAGTCAGCTGTTTGGCGAAGGACAAATAATTGCTGTTTGCGATTCCGGTATTGATACAGGATATCCAGATACTCTTCTTAAAGACTTCAGCGATGGACTATCGGGAAGCCGAGTTACCAACACTGTTTTTTCCGGAGCAAGTATTACAGACAAATGCGGTCACGGAACCCATGTCGCAGGTATTATCGCTGGAAACGGCATGCTCTCCGGAGCTTCCCCTGCTACGAATAATTTTCCGAGCACATGCTATGCCGGAGCTGCTCCCAAGGCTCAACTTTATTTTCAAAGCGTCGGAGCAGGGGATGGCAGCAGCAGCTTACCCGGTATTCCTTCCAGCCTAGCTGATCTATTTCAGCCGGCGTATGATGCCGGTGCACGAATTCACACAAACAGTTGGGGCACTTCCGGAGCAGGAGACTACAGCAGTGAAAGCGTCACTGTTGACGAATTCATGTGGGATCATAAAGATTTTTTGTTGCTCTTTGCAGCAGGAAATGCCGGATATGATAAAGATTTGAATGGAGTTACCGATCCATCTTGTATTGATTCTCCAGCTACGGCTAAAAACTGTCTCTCTGTCGGTGCCAGCGAATCTTATAGAACCAAAAGCGGAGAAGGATTTGCTACAAGTTCGTGGTCAACATTTCGCACCTACGCTGAACCAATAGCATCCGATATCACTTCTGATAAACCCTATGGCCTTGCTGCGTTTTCATCCAGAGGCCCAACGATGGATGGACGTTATAAACCAGAAATTATAGCTCCGGGAACAAACATTCTCTCGACCAGATCCTCACAACAGGTAGGAAATGGATGGGGCGCGTTTAATGACAATTATTACTGGTCAGGTGGAACCAGCATGGCGACCCCTCTGGTTGCTGGAACAGCAGCCCTTATGCGTGAATACCTGATGAAAGAAGAGGGAATGAGTACCCCCAGCGCGGCACTAATTAAAACAAGTCTTATCCATGGGGCGGATGCATTGATTCCCGGTCAATACGGAACAGGAGCTGGACAGGAAAGCTTCTCCGTCCCTGACAATGTACAGGGATGGGGCAGAATAAACTTCGAGGCCTCAATCAATTCAGATAACCGATACACAACGAAGTTTATTGACATCAAAGGTTCTGATGCCCCAACAGATACAAGCTACAGCAAATCATTTTCTTTTGAAGTTGAAAATGACGAAAAACCATTCCGGGCAACATTAGGCTGGACAGATTATCCGGGCTCAACGGTTACTTCGGGAGGTCTTGTTAATGATCTTGATCTCCGAGTGCAGCAACCTGATGGAACATGGGTGTATCCAGACAACGCTATAAAAGTAAACTGGTTAAATAAGGAAGTGTATGTTGATTCGGTTGTGGGTTTCTACACAGGCAAAGCTGTCGGCCTCAAAGTGACCCCCCCCCAATATCCATGCATCTTACAATCTGTAGATGTTGCTTTCAAAAATGCGAACAGTTTGATTAGCGACGTGTCAATTGTCGTATACACATACAATGGCAGTGTCGGAGATGAGATTTACAGAAAAAAATTTGCATACATCCCCTCAGGCGAATATGGATTTCCGATTGGTCTTACCATAGAGGCAGGCGAACTCGTTGTTGCTGTTGAAAAAGAAAGTGACCAACTAGGCGTATACTGCGCGACCGGAAATTCCACAGGACGTGGGCTGGAAAATTCAGGTGGGACATGGCAACCGGCGAGTATTACCCCTGCTATTATAGCAAATTATAGTACGTCAGTTTTAAGTACAAATTTTGACCGATTGAATAATACTGTTTCTGTAACCATTAAAAAGCCGCAGCCCGGCACGTACACAGCAGAAGTTACTGCACACAATATTCCCAAGGGGCCTCAACCGTATGCTCTTGTTCTCAGCGGGATGACAAAAGACGTACCAGTTTACGAAAATATTGAGCTTAACCCAAACCAACCCAATGCTCCTATCTCAACCCTGCTGACTGAAAATAACGAGGTTCAACCTGCTGTAACAGTTAACTCCGCATACGGTACAAAATTTGACGCTGTATACAGCCAGCAACACTCTTTTAGCATACTGACACCGGCAGGCAGTGTTATCAGCATGCGGTATCCTGTAAGCGGGCTGCCCAATGTAGCGGCAAGCCAACTAACGTTGACAAAACTGTTAGCAAATGGAACGCACAGGCCATTCAGTTATGCAGCGTTTGAAGACTATAGAGATGGAAAATGGTGGTTCACCGACATTTCAGGAAAATATATTTCTCCAGTTGAAAAACTAACGTCAACAAGTACATACTACGTTGTTTCTGCTATACAGGATGGTGGCAGCTATGATGAAGACGTTACACCCGGTCGTATAGACGACCCGCAAATTCTTGGAATGACTCCTTCAACCAGCTCAACCGAAGGTGGGGGGGGGGGAGGATGCACTATAGGTGAGAAGAATGATTACACTCTGGCTCTCTTGGTACTGTTTGCCATCCTGTCTCTGATCCTGCGGCGA